From the Carassius carassius chromosome 45, fCarCar2.1, whole genome shotgun sequence genome, one window contains:
- the LOC132127529 gene encoding shadow of prion protein-like, protein MGNQKVLIIWVWMLLLASLYPWAHCRRGGGFGGRGKGVGLPAKAPPSQNKGRQGLKLAGAAAAGALGGAAIGYGLGSLGRPRYGYGYDGSSEDDRRYYPDGQGYYNRSDWRYYRNTGSSEHVTSVLIILGTVGHICIWG, encoded by the coding sequence ATGGGTAATCAGAAGGTCCTGATTATTTGGGTGTGGATGTTGCTGTTGGCCTCGTTGTATCCTTGGGCCCACTGCAGGCGGGGAGGAGGTTTTGGTGGCAGGGGTAAGGGAGTGGGTCTGCCAGCCAAAGCGCCTCCTTCCCAGAACAAAGGCAGACAGGGCCTGAAGCTGGCCGGTGCTGCAGCCGCGGGGGCTCTCGGTGGAGCGGCCATCGGCTATGGGCTGGGCTCTCTGGGCAGACCGAGGTATGGCTACGGCTACGATGGCTCCTCAGAGGATGACAGGCGCTATTACCCTGATGGACAGGGATACTACAATCGCTCAGACTGGCGATATTACAGGAACACAGGCAGCTCAGAACATGTGACCAGTGTCCTCATAATACTCGGAACAGTCGGACACATCTGTATTTGGGGATGA